The Vicugna pacos chromosome 2, VicPac4, whole genome shotgun sequence sequence aactcaggacctcatatatggtaaacacacactctaccactgcacGTTACCACCTCTCATTAGTTACTTTTATAAAGTAGGTATTTATTTCCAGTCACTTACTCCACTGTACCATCAATCATGCTAACTTACGAAGTTCAGCTACTTCTCTGAAGCTACAAAAGTGTTACAATCCAAATGAAGAATTAACATTATTAATTCCCAACGAAGAGCAATCTTCAAATCAAAGGCAAAAAAGCGTGTTTTGTAGTGCAAGGGGGACACAGTCTGACGTGTCAGATGAAAATAAATTGATGGCATCAAGTGTGCCTTACGGCAGAGGAGAAACCCTGACAGCCTCCTGATCTTCCTGACCTGAAGGGAAGCTCTGGCTGGAGTGTGCTCTGCACTACTCTTGCCTGATTCCTTTAGAGAACATGCAAGAACTATAACACACTGGCCCCAGGATAATGTTACGTATTTAGAAAGTGTTCAATGTGATCAATGCTGAAAACGAAATTAACCATTTTGTTCCTAAGGCCTCAGACAACATCACAATTTGTTGAACTGAAAGCTATGAATAAAGCACTAAGTCTTTATGGTAGCAACtccatgtgtttatttgtttattttctcttcttaaagaATAGATTTTTGGGAAAGAATTTGAAACTTTAATTGTGAATCATGTGGCACATTTCGGGGGTGAGTCTTTGATCTTTGATTTGATAAGCTGAGAAATGGACAAGAACCCTGAAGAGTAGGAGAGCAATCAGTTCAAGTCAGCGGATGGATTGATTTGGATGGGCCCCACCAAGGTTTCCACCCaacttgttaaaaaaacaaacaaacaaaaaaactgaacagaaaaaCCAAATcctattctctctttttcttctttgtggttTTACCAAACTTCGAGCAACAAAACAGGCAACATTTAGTGACCAAAAATATAGTAGTTGCCACACAGGCCAGCAGGAACCCAATCACATCCAAAGAGTGGTGCTGGTACCAGGAAAGGTTGTGGAGGGCTGGGCGTAGGTGCTTGGCTCCTTTGTGACGCATGACAAACTCGATCCAGAAGACTGCTCGGTCCAGGGGCTTCACTGGCTGATCGTGGTGGATTCTTGATAACTTCATAGCATTCTCTTTATAGCTGAAAATTGAATATATGGATAACAACTTGAAAAATCCATTAAGGATGTGGTATACCtaaaattatgttatatattattaaaagtgttttaaataGTTGTATAATAAATGATGTCATAAATAACATCTCCAAGAGCACCAAAGTATataagtttgtttcctcttgAAATATTTCTACATAGTGGTCTATCAGCTAGAATTTTTTGGATGCTTCATAGTGGAAATAACAATTGGAGTTAGGGGAGAAAAGAACTTCTATTGGAAATAGCATTTTCAAAGTTCAGATATAGGAATATGAAAACAGCGTTTTACCCTCATTTGCTGAGGGGGTGGTATGGAGAACATGATAGTGACAGGATGCAGCACTGAGGGCAGGTCTGTGAGAGAGgaacccttcccccacccctccaccgtCCCCAGGTTTGGTCTGGAGTGCTGGTGTTAACAAGAAGCTAGTGTTCAACAGCATCAGGTAATGGTTTCCGTCCGTGATCTTCATGGCCCTGACATTTTAgttgaaaatataagaaaacttAATGTCACCCAACGGGCAAGTAGTAGGTCCCTAGAGTGAGTAGTTGCTGGAATCTTTGCTTCAGGCTACAGAGGGATGCAAGCGCCAGTGGTGAGATGGGAAATGGCAAGAGCCAGAACACGAACCCTCTACCTTCTGTAAAGGGACAAAAGACCTAGCCAGGGTTTTGTTTTAGGTTTTGGATAGCTGACCTAGAAGAAGCATTTTCTCAAATTTCTGAAGAAGGTGAAGGAGGGAGTTCATTCTCCCACACTAAACTGTAGTCATCGTTAAAGGAAAATACAAAGCATTTCATTGTCCTAAACTGTGGAACAGCATAGAGAAAGTCTGAGGAGCAATGTCAGCCAAAAAATTATTGTATAAATCCCTGTTGCCGTTTGTTTTGAAAAAAGCAAGGCAAGCCTTTCTTAATACACAATATTTTAAGGAATAACTATTCGGGATATATCGCAGGTAAACAAGAAAGCAACAACAACATAAGCTCCACAGATCAAAATAAAGCATTTGCAGGTAAAAAATTAGCAAGAACAAAAGCCGTCAGTTATAGAAATACCTTTATAGAACACAAAGTGCGTCAATAAATCTACATAAATACAAAACTAAGGCTAAACAATATTGGACATTGTAGTCTAGACAACATGTGTATTATATAAGCCTTTATAATGTTATAATTATAATACATCAAACAAAAATTAAGATATGATATTTAAGAGACATAAATGTGAAGTTGAGAAGTGAGTTCATATTGGAAAGTCTTTCAATATTGGCCAAAATTGGAAGTATTTTAACCTATAATGTCAATATTTGCtcaaagatttatatggaatTTTTAGTAAGAATTTATTTGATATGAACGTAATATGTAGACAAACCAttgcaatatttaaaattttaatatttttttccaacaaatatatttatttgctttatttgaaCTACAATATCATGATAAATGTAATCATTCATGTTGAGAAGTTATGATCACAGCTAATCTATGTTGTACAAAGTTCAGCAGAAGGTATTCATTTTGTTATAGAAAGTTTGACTCTTTGACCAAATCTCTCCACTCCCTGAACTCCTAGGCCCTGGTATATACCACTCTGCTCTCTAGTTCTTTGAGTTTGTCcctttagattacacatataagtgatattcagtatatgtctttctctttcaggctgatttcacttagcatagttgtcacaaatgacagaatttccattttgtagatcacttcttttgctgtgcagaagtggTAAATTTGATCTAGactcatttgttgatttttatttttgttccttgTGCTGTTAGTGTCATTTCCAAATATTATTGCAAAGAGTTCAAGGAGctttccccctatgttttcttctaggacatTTTTGTGGTTTCCGGTCTTACGTCTTCAGTACATATCCAGTTAATTTTTGCAAGTGATGTTAGATAGGAGTcccatttcattttcctttatgtgATTATCCAGTTtctccagcaccatttattgaagagactacccCTTTCCTGTTGAGTGAGTATTCCTGGctgttttgttaaatatttttaacctTATATGCGTGAGATTATTTTTGGCCTCTCAATCCTGTCCATTGCtctctgtgtctatttttatgccaataccatactgttaaAATTAGTATTCTTTATAGCATAGTTTAAATCAGGAAATGGGACgtctcagctttgttcttctttcttaggactgctttggctatttgggatcttttgtggcTTCATGCaaatttaggattgttttttctatttctatgtccCAAGCTGCTTTAGAGTCTAGTCCACATTTCTTTCCTGGTAAGAAACTCTTTCTACTTGGAAAGATCTCTCTTGGACATGAGCTATGATGGCTTGGGGATGGGATGATGCAATCAAAACAAAACTGTCTTCATTCTGTCCTTAGGTGACTATTCTCAGGTTTTCTGCTCCACAGTGTTTCTAAAATTTCTCATATGGAGTTTAGAACTCTCCGAGAGCTGTTTTTGTTCATAGATAGCTGTCTAATGTTGATCTTTGCCAGGGGACAGGGAGGCTACCATCGTCTATGTCTCCATTTGGATCTCTTAGTTTTAATTCACTATcttaattttgctttaaattaaaatacacaaattggggtatctttaattaaaaagtaGCATAATCCAATTTTCATAcaattatttctgtctttttttttctatttataaattaGCACAAGGAAATATCTGAAGTAAAATTTCTGAACTGGATTTGGTTATAACTGCATGAGAGgagctaattttatatttttatttctgtgtgttttgtCATATTGCATAAATCCTTTTAGTGATTATATCTACaattttaagaaatgaataaTAATATCATTAATAAAAAGACTTGTGTCTCTGTAACagtagcttatttttttaaatatgtttactaATTTTTTGAGATTGTAATCCATTGCCCAGTAACAGTAGGTATGAAAatttcttcataaaaattaagaagTGTAAGACAATCATATTTGATATTATTTATGTCCTGGTGATTGTGTAAAAGTAatcaatttaaaaactgaaacagtTTACTCCTTTTAAAAAACAGGATGATTCTCAGAAAAGGATATATTCTATACTTACAAAGGGTTGTTAATAACCTCCTTCAAAGCATTCAGCAGATCAGAACTTGTCATTGTGTGCAAATCAACTTCAACAGCTGCCCCTTTGACTTTTACACGAACAATATTATCATGCTGATCACCAAACAAGGGGATTCCCACCATAGGCACCCCATGGTAAATAGCTTCATAGATCCCATTGGTTCCACTGTGAGTGATAAAAGCCCTGGTTTTAGGATGgcctaaaaagagaaaatatataaatatcgcTATTCTAAGTTGTAAgaatttcagaaacagaaaatcaTGACACCTGTATAAATCACTAATTCAGTTAGGCAGCATTTCCCACACAATTCTGTGCCACAAGGCCTTGTACACATTTCTACAGGCTCTAAAGAAAGTGACAGTGATTCCAGGCTGAGCAGCAATGAATGATTCTAGCAATTAAGTCATTCCACAAAACCCTGAAGGTTTGTGCAGAGTCAACTGATGGAGAGTGGTTGCCATGGAAAAGTTGTTGGTGCTTCGAATACAAtggtaaaaaggaatgaagggaTTTCAGAAAACAAATGCTTGTGTGGATGGGGAAGAAGAGCTGAGATGTGCAGAGTTTTAATATGAGAATGTTGGCATAAGAGGCTAGAAAATGTAGATCATGGCAAGCTCCTGAGGTACTCTAAGAACACAGGATTTTGCACATGATGTTATGGTAATATGGAACCGTGAATAATATCATAGGTGGTGAAAGGGATTGTCAGAATTTTTTCAAATAGTTATTgtggggagaagagaagagagatgggAGGGAATGGATACAGAGATTCAAGAGGTTCTACAATATTCTATACAGAAGTTAGTGAGAGTCAAGGTCTAAAGTATACTGACTCTGATTCTGAGGCGGGAGAAGTTGTATTATAAATGGGAGAATTATAAATTCCTTACTTATGTTGGAACTTGACAAAAATTCTATTAGTAATCAAAACTCTAGTCAGGTTCCTCAGAATCCTCTTCCCAACCAGGCCCTGATTTGGGGGCTTATGTGTTTATCTCTACGTTGCCCAATTTTAGCAAGAACCCTATTAAGTCTATTTTGCTAGACTTCCCCATCCCTGATGTCCAGTCACCCTTATAGCTGTTGCCTCATTCTTCATCATCCCCCAAGTGATATCTGATCATGTTAGCCTGCCATCAGCAAGAGTCAGATTAGGTCAGTTTTGCCAGAGTCCCCTTTGTCACTCTTGTTTCCTCATAGTAAATTTTCATGCAGTGACATAATATAATATTCAGCATTTTGGCTATTAATTTacaacttttctctttttcattccgAGTCAAGTCCAGTTTCTCTGTCTCACTGTCAAGGTCCATTGCAGTAGGACCTAAACGTATCATGATGGTCTTAAAGTGTGCCTTACAATCTTTAACAGGAAtcatgaataatttttctttaacaagTTCCAGAAGAAATGTGAAAAAGACATTAAgggctttgggtttttttccttattttgaagACAAATTTCTTGAATTTATTTGTTAATGAGTAAACTCAACTCAGTTTAATGTTTTTTCTCTCTGGTCTTACCAAGAAGGTCATTCTGTGGAATCCATTCATATAGCTGGGTATTGGCTCCCAGTGTATCTGGTTTCTTTCCTGTGTATCTCCACAGAACCTGTTAAGATAAATGCCTTTACTCTATTAGAAAACTTTTAGAATCACATCCTGTCAGAAGGAGGCAGTTAACTTAGAATTAATCTAGTTCGATGTCTCCAGGTAATAGATGAGCACACTGAGGCCTGAAGTGATTACGTAATGAATGTTTCTAAACTGTGGATGCTACAACCATGTTTTCAAGTGCTTGCAACAATCCTAATGTATCTAATATAATTAGACTGATTCGAATTTAGTAGAGGAAGACAATCTATATCTGAGACAACTACATATTGTTATTAGTAGACTGTTCTTATAAAGGGGATTTTTGAAACAAAGTTTTCAGAGGCAAAGGGAAAGGATATTACCTTTCTCACTAAGAAATTATTAGTTCTTTCACCTTTGCTGACCTTTGCTATATATTTTGCAGTAACATAGAAGCAAGCATTGCCTtttttattatagtaaaatgtacaTAAAGATATTTAGCATTTTGAAGTATTGTAAGCATAGAATTTAGTGGCATTAAGAACATCCACAATGTTGTGTAACCACAAGAACTATCTATAGCACAAATGTTTTCACCATCCCAAACATAAATGCTGTATCACTAAGCAATTCCCCTGTTCCCTCCAGTTCCCCAGTCCCCGGTAGTCTTTATTCTTCCTTCTATCTCTATGaacttgactactctaggtaccacatataagtggaatcatacagaattTGTCCTTTTCTGACTTAGCATTATTTCACTTCATATTATGTCTTCAAGGTTCTTATATGTCATAACACATTAgcattttctgtcttcttaaggctgaataatatttcattgtgtatatatcacattatctttatccattcatttttcttttgtaaatgatgttgctgtgaccTTTGGTGTACAAacatctgtttgagtccctgatttcaattcctttggatatatagtCAGGATTGAAATTAATGAGTCATGTGATagctctatgtttaactttcCAATGtatcacaaaaatgttttccacaGCAGATGCATCATTTTGCACTCCAACCAGCAATGCGTGAGGTCACATTCCTCCATATTCTAACTAACActtgttaatttcctttaaaaaaataatagctatCCTAAGGACTGAAGTGGTATCtctttgtgcttttgatttgcatttccctaatgatcaaTGATGTGGAGCATTTTTTATGTATCATTagctatttgcatttctttgttagagaaatatctattcaaggaCTTTCCCATTTTTTCAGTTGggattttattgttgttgttgagttgtaggagttctttataaattGAGCACATTaattctttatcagatacatgatttgcaaaggTTTTCTCCCAATCTATACGTTATATTTCAAAATGTCTTCTGATGTACAAAATTTCTTCAATTGATGTAGTTCAATCGATTTGTTTTCTTGcttgtgctttttgtgtcataCCTATTGAAATCATAGCACAATCCAATGTGATGAAATTTTTCTCTAGaattttcttgtagaagtgtTGCAGTTGTACCTCTAAAGTTTAAGTctctgatctattttgagttaatttttgaatgtAGTGTAAGATATgggtctaatttcattcttgGATCATGTGGCTATCAGCTCTTTTCTGCTAGTTGTCTCATTTTTCTCATAAATAGATGCTCTGGAAATTCTTGATATTTTGATGTGCCTGAGGGAAGAGTTGAGATGAAGGTCTTCCTCCTCTGCTATCTTGGTCACACTTCCATCATAACCTTTTACAATCCTATGTAAAACCATTCATCCTCTCCCTaagttcatttctcattttaattgtttgcatctactcttttttttcctctttgccaaTTTAGCTAAAGTTTTGATGATTTTGCTGACCTTTTctaaaaaccagcttttggttttattgatttttctctgtttttttttttaaacctttttgttttgttttgtttattttactctAATCTGCATTGCTTCCTTCTGCAAGGTTTGGGTTTCATTTGCcttctttttatactttttgagatataatattaggttattgattttacaatatctttcttctttttcagtgtaGGGActtacagctataaatttccttctGAGCAACAGAAGGTGGCAGAGGAGAGGGGTGTGGAACTTACCTCTTTCCACAAATATATCagaaatacatctacatgtggaacaattctcacagaacacctactgaaatCTTGCAAGAGATCTCATACAAACAAAGTTATAAGAATTATCCTCATGTTACCAGGTAGgacaaaggaaaaatgaagaagaatCAGGATGGGACTTGCACCCCTGGGAGGGAACTCTGAAAGAGGAGGGTTCCCTCATCCTAGAAAACTCCTTCACCAGCTAGGAAGTCTGCCAGGACAAATACTGGGCTtcagaggctggagaggagaTTGTGGGAGCTGGCCTGCAGACCTACAGTACAGAGAATGACCAGTACATACGGTCCTTGCCATGCTACTGCAGTTCTCAACCCAAGAtacttgtttgtttgtgtctACAAAACTGGGTGCTTAATCTCCCAAtttgtttacaaaaataaacaaatgagatctaatcTAACttaaagctttttcacagcaatagaaaccataaaaaacaaaaagccaacctacagaatgggagaaaatatttgtaaataatgtgatcaacaaaggcttaatttggaaaatacacaaacagctcatacaactcaataacaaaaaaactaaCTACCCAATCAAAactggacagaagacctaaacagacatttcttcaaagagaacatacagatggccaacaggcacatgaaaagactgctcaagatcactaattattggagaaatgcacatcaaaactacaatgtagTATCACCTCACCAGAGTCAAAATGACCATTattaaaatatctacaaataaattctggaaagggtgtggagaaaagggaactttcctgcactgttggaaggaatgtaaattagtgcagccattatggaaaacactatgaaggttccttaaaaaactgaaaactcttaccataagatccaataatcccactcctgggcatatatacagagaaaactaatttgaaaagatacatgaaccccaatgttgaTAACAGCGCTACTTATAATAGctgagacatgaaaacaacctaaatgtccattgacatgactggataaagaagatgtggtatatctatacacaatggaatattactcagccataaaaaatgaaataatgccctttgcagcaacatggatgaatctagagactatcatagtaagtgaagtaagtgatACACAGAAAGGCACATATTAtacggtatcacttatatgttgaatctaaaaaaatagtatatgtgaacttatttacaaaatggaaagagactcagacacagaaagaaactTATGGATATCAAAGTGGAAAGGGAGTgatagggataaattgggaccatgggattaagagatacccACTGCCGTAtacaaacagataaacagcaaagatTTATTCTGTAgtgcaaggaactatattcaatatcttgtaatagatTGTAATGGAATAGAATCAAAagaatatggatatatatatataacctaaTCATTTTGGTGGATGCCTGAAAATAGCACAGTATTGTTAAATCAAcaatagtttaattttaaaaatacctcttAGCCTTGCTTTCTGTGCATCTCTTTTTTTGGTTaatgtttgcatttattttaaaatattttctaatactcttgtgatttattttttgatcTATTGTTAAAGTTAAAGCATACAAAAACTCTGCTTCTTTATAGCTTAGCTCCATCCACCTCTTTCAGTTATTTATGCCATCAATTCCATGTTTATACACTGTGTTCCTAATTACATaacttaataattatttttgtgtgttttctttatattattgaGAAAGGCATGTTGGCTGCAGTGGGGCTGGGTGATGGAGACTTCGAAGCTACTGCTATTCTAAGGAGCTGAAATtgacaaaaaaaattaaccacAATCTACTAGTCAGGCTCTCccctaaatatttcaagtgctcagatAGAGTCCATATTTCCAACATAGTTCAGACAGCTTCTGCTAGGACAATTGTTGTTGAGGTAGACGGTCAGATCTTGGTGCTTTTGACTCTACCTTGATGTCACCCTTAAGCATTGTATTTTAATACaattgaaattttaatattttcatgaagATGCCATTTAGATGAGATGTTTAAATGAGTATTGCTTCcacaaaacattttttgaaagtaATTTGGTTATGTGCACAAAAATTGTCATGATCTTTTGGAACTTAAAATCACATATAATTTTAGCTATTTTATCTAAagctacaaaataaaatatgtcccTGGTAGTTTAAGAACCACATCACTCAGTTATAACCTAGGATggtatcaataaaaaaaatgcgtAGTTTGTGGGAATGCCATAGAGTGAACTGCATAAATCTTTTACagtattactaaaatctttaacTGTTTAGATAGAAGAATCATTATTTAGGAGTATTCCTGGAATCTAAGCTGTCAGTTCCAAGTTCAGCCAGGGCCTGGTCCAAAAccattaattaaaagaaaatatacttcCAAGACAGCCTGTGAATCAATGGTATAATTTTGAGTGTCTCTTCCTGTATTCTCTGATATGTTATTTGTAGCTTGTGTATATGCCtcagacttaaaaaataaataacacaaaaagAAGGTTAGGTTACATGGAAGCGTTAAAACCAGCACATAAAGCTGATCAATTGTTTAATAGGAATGGCTTGGTTTAAGCTTTATCccattctttaaagaaaatacagcaaTATGTTTTCCTGTTATTAGTACCATGTTTAAAGCAAGGTAGCCATAAAATATCCTCTTTTAACATTTAAGACTTCtaatttacagttcagttcagttGACACTAATAACACCAATACCTTTTCCTACATTTTAAAAGTGCACTTTTAAGGAGATCCTCATAGATTTTTGAAATAGCTGCccctcaaaaataaaagcatctgaCCTTCTGTGGAATCTCGGCAAGGGCTGATGCAATCATATTAGCCTTTTCTTCTGTAAGATTTTTGACCATTGAGCCCAGACTAAACACCACAACTCCATCTTCTCCAGAGCTTTGGACAAACTCTTCTAACTCCTGTGAAGAAAACAGTCTTTATAATATGAAAGTTTCCCCTTACAAGAGTAAGTTAGTCACACAGCTTTCTCAATGTGTCTGAATTATTagaataattttgtcttttcataTGTTAACCATTTCAGAGCATGAAATATAGAAACTGAAATCATTAGTTATTAGGCAAATTAACAATGATTTaattgtacaacatgggggaaaaaagccaatatcttgcaataactataaatggaaagttatttttaaaagttgtataaaataaatgattttaaaagatatttaaattggaAGCTCCCTTCTACTATGTTCTAGACATTTCTGAGGTGTGTGTTTTTCTGTTTACAAATCATTGACTACATGTTATCTTCTGCCATGTGTTGAGCTTTTTATATGTATCATTTAACTTAGATGGTGATCTtaagatatatgtatacatttgcaGATGGAAAAGCTACctcagagaggtaaaataatTTGTTGAAGGCTATAAAGCAGTAGCTAAATTAAGCTTGTTGTTTATAAAGTGAATGACTATATTCACTACTCTCTATTGCTTTCCAAGAGTCTCTTCAGAATGCTCATCAAATTAAGCATTTAAGTTAAATAGTTCTGGGGCTTCATTTCTTATTTAGCCTTGGATGATAATAAgattatcattcttttttctgctgAATCATGGTCAGTATAATGATATCCTTTTGGTATAatttactctattctaaatttgaatttcagttttctttaatttggatatatttatacattatataagCTTCCACAAACACATCAAGACATGAAGTAGACATATAACTCCTGACCAGGTAAGTAAAGCAGAAATACTTATAATGCACACTTTGGGGATAATAGTAATATTATAGAAAAATTTGGCTTGGAATCCAAGATAAAAATAGCATATTTAAtcatactgaagaaaaaagaagtcttttccttttatgtttaGCTACTAACTAAGCTAAGTCAAccaaataagacaaaaaaaaagtgtgagaCACACTGAAGACAgggaagagatttattttaagtaattaatTCACCTAATTATGGAGGCCAGCAAATTATAATCCACAGAATAGGCCATCAGACTGAAGACTCAGAGAAGAGCCCCTGTTGTAGGTTAAGTCTGAAAGCCATCTACTGGCAGAACTCTGTTTTGCATGGGAGAGTTCAGACTTTTCTATTCAGTTCTTCAACTCATTGGATGAGGCTCACCCACAAATGCAGAGCAATTTACTTTACTCAAGGCCCACATATTTAAATGTTAAGGTCATctaaaaacaccctcacagaaactTCCATAGTGATGTTTGCCTAAAGCTGGGTACCAGGCCCAGggaagttgacacataaaattaatcattacaCTATGTTTATAGACAGATTGACTTAACATGTAAAGTTATCACTCTCTTTAAACTTAGTTTCAGTGGGAGAATGGTATTGTTGAGATACTgggaaatattttatcatttctgtaGAATATACATGTTCATAAAGACTTAATGAAGTATGAAAAAGGAAATACAGGGACTACTTCAGCCAGATAATAACACATAATACAAAGGAAGGCTACTGACCTGCTGATTGCAGTCTACTAGTGTAAGAGAGTCATGGCCGCTAATTCCTGTGCATGTGTTTTCAGTTGGCAGATCAAATACTATCAATAAGAAACTGCAAATCATTTCAGCAGATAAATTCTCAAACAGGCAAAGTCAGCACATTCGAGTACCTTCGGTAGGGGCTTCGCAGGCTTGCAGTGCAGTCCTCCAACAAATTCAACATTAGGTAAGTACGGTTGAGGAAATTC is a genomic window containing:
- the LOC102524713 gene encoding UDP-glucuronosyltransferase 2C1-like; translation: MKTVKGFCVLFMLHLGFFDSGRTGKVLVWPADFSHWINIKVILEELHHRGHEITVLVPSPSLLLDHSKIPFNVEIFQLPVTKETLREELDTNIYTVSFELPKLSWWDMLIRSREMINNFLAIPKRLCDSVISNKDLLSRLQAAKFDICLADSLNFCGELVAEILDIPFIYSLRCSIGNTIERLCAGLPMPSSYVPGIASRLTDNMTFIQRLKNWLLYTMGDIINLYYIFPEWDAYYSKVLGKPTTLCETVGKAEMWLIRTYWDFEFPQPYLPNVEFVGGLHCKPAKPLPKELEEFVQSSGEDGVVVFSLGSMVKNLTEEKANMIASALAEIPQKVLWRYTGKKPDTLGANTQLYEWIPQNDLLGHPKTRAFITHSGTNGIYEAIYHGVPMVGIPLFGDQHDNIVRVKVKGAAVEVDLHTMTSSDLLNALKEVINNPFYKENAMKLSRIHHDQPVKPLDRAVFWIEFVMRHKGAKHLRPALHNLSWYQHHSLDVIGFLLACVATTIFLVTKCCLFCCSKFGKTTKKKKRE